One part of the Sphingobium yanoikuyae genome encodes these proteins:
- a CDS encoding HlyD family secretion protein, whose protein sequence is MTLDRAQAEHFPSLAQLRPPRLVTTVAWLILMGVLLVLAILFVPWQQTAQGGGQVTTLSAQDRARDVSSLVSGRVAEFYVRDGDHVRAGDPIVRVVDVDPDFLARLAGEKAQVEAQIAAVQQARATAMIDVNRTSQLYAEGLAARRDYEQTQIKVADVDAKLAEARAKLKQIEIKLAQSSAQIVSAPREGRVQDLNAAAGGALISSGTVLATIAPENITRAVELYVDGRDVPLVEPGRSVRLEFEGFPAFQFSGWPAFAVGIYDGQVRSVDPTPRTDGLFRILVEQAPGKTAWPERRFVRQGSKVLGWVQGDTVPVWYELWRQLNDFPLNFGQDQVAGKGEVKAPKDDKSSIEKKK, encoded by the coding sequence ATGACGCTCGATCGCGCCCAGGCCGAACATTTCCCATCGCTCGCCCAGTTGCGGCCGCCCCGACTGGTGACGACCGTCGCTTGGCTCATCCTGATGGGCGTCCTGCTCGTGCTGGCGATCCTGTTCGTGCCCTGGCAGCAGACGGCGCAGGGCGGTGGTCAGGTCACGACGCTGAGCGCGCAGGACCGCGCCCGCGACGTATCTTCGCTGGTGAGCGGCCGCGTCGCCGAGTTCTACGTCAGGGACGGTGATCATGTCCGCGCCGGTGATCCGATCGTCCGGGTGGTCGATGTCGATCCCGATTTCCTCGCCCGGCTGGCCGGGGAAAAGGCGCAGGTCGAGGCGCAGATCGCGGCGGTCCAGCAGGCGCGGGCCACCGCGATGATCGACGTCAATCGCACCAGCCAGCTCTATGCCGAAGGGCTGGCCGCCCGGCGCGATTATGAGCAGACCCAGATCAAGGTCGCCGACGTGGACGCGAAGCTCGCCGAAGCGCGCGCGAAGCTCAAGCAGATCGAGATCAAGCTCGCGCAAAGTTCGGCGCAGATCGTCTCGGCGCCGCGCGAAGGCCGGGTGCAGGATCTGAATGCCGCAGCGGGCGGCGCGCTGATCTCGTCCGGCACGGTGCTGGCGACGATCGCGCCCGAGAATATCACCCGCGCGGTCGAGCTGTATGTCGACGGGCGCGACGTGCCGCTGGTCGAGCCGGGGCGCTCCGTGCGGCTGGAATTTGAGGGCTTCCCGGCCTTCCAGTTCAGTGGCTGGCCGGCTTTTGCTGTTGGTATCTATGACGGCCAGGTGCGGTCGGTTGACCCCACGCCGCGCACCGACGGGTTGTTCCGCATCTTGGTGGAACAGGCGCCGGGCAAGACCGCCTGGCCGGAGCGACGCTTCGTCCGTCAGGGCAGCAAGGTGCTGGGCTGGGTGCAGGGCGACACGGTGCCGGTCTGGTATGAATTGTGGCGCCAGCTCAACGACTTCCCGCTCAACTTCGGCCAGGATCAGGTGGCCGGCAAGGGCGAGGTGAAAGCGCCCAAGGACGACAAGAGTTCGATCGAGAAGAAGAAGTGA
- a CDS encoding ATP-binding cassette domain-containing protein, giving the protein MASERFGLRQAAAWLSEVVGPDRSYVNVGIVYTVAISLLSLATPISVQLLINSVARTALVAPLWILSGVLLALLLVVAGLSALRVYLLAIFERRIFARVVAEITVRAVHAQNPFFVDESRGSLFNRYFDMVIVQKSVPSLVIGAFTIVLQGAVGLVVTSFYHPFFLAFNLVLVTVCLMIWLAWRHGAITGAVGVSHAKHNAAHWLESVGGSNGFYKSARHLNFAMDRSETVIADYIAAHRRYFRYSFAQTLGYFLVYAFAAAALLALGGNLILAGQLSIGQLVAAELILSGVFYGIYQLGSYLDTFYDLVASSEELSQILAIPQERLGQRGEAPRDGSVRFRDVEIDKAQINFEIASGEQAVILAEPGMESALALLLKRHAAPDSGIVLIGGSELGSFDMYLLRSAVMVLNRPTIIDVTLREYLSFAEGRDMDGARIMNALERVGLGARLARLPHGLDTQLASSGSPLSIVEVMQLKLANALLSRPRVLLLSQLYDMMPIASLKATLAELRAAGTTVLLSSGRPEALDLDAWYWVGARAQQRFTDKDEFARFVAAREAQP; this is encoded by the coding sequence TTGGCGAGTGAGCGTTTCGGCTTGCGGCAGGCGGCCGCGTGGCTGTCGGAGGTCGTCGGGCCTGACCGCAGCTATGTGAATGTCGGGATCGTCTATACGGTGGCGATCAGCCTGTTGTCGCTTGCTACCCCCATCTCCGTGCAACTGCTGATCAACTCGGTAGCGCGCACCGCGCTGGTCGCGCCCTTGTGGATCCTGTCCGGCGTGCTGCTGGCGCTGCTGCTGGTCGTGGCGGGGCTGAGCGCGCTGCGCGTCTATCTGCTGGCGATCTTCGAACGCCGCATCTTTGCGCGGGTGGTCGCGGAAATCACCGTGCGCGCGGTCCATGCGCAGAACCCCTTCTTCGTCGATGAAAGCCGGGGCAGCCTGTTCAACCGCTATTTCGACATGGTGATCGTCCAGAAATCGGTGCCCAGCCTGGTGATCGGCGCCTTCACCATCGTGCTGCAGGGGGCGGTGGGACTGGTGGTGACCAGTTTCTACCATCCCTTCTTCCTGGCCTTCAACCTGGTGCTGGTGACGGTGTGCCTGATGATCTGGCTGGCCTGGCGGCATGGCGCGATCACCGGCGCAGTGGGCGTCAGCCATGCCAAGCATAATGCCGCGCACTGGCTGGAAAGCGTTGGCGGTTCCAACGGCTTCTACAAATCGGCCCGCCATCTCAATTTCGCGATGGACCGCTCCGAAACGGTCATTGCCGACTATATTGCCGCGCATCGCCGCTATTTCCGCTATAGTTTCGCGCAGACGCTCGGTTATTTCCTGGTCTATGCCTTTGCGGCGGCTGCCTTGCTCGCGCTCGGCGGCAATCTGATCCTGGCCGGCCAGCTTTCGATCGGGCAGCTGGTCGCGGCGGAACTGATCCTGTCCGGCGTCTTCTACGGCATCTACCAGCTCGGTTCCTATCTCGACACCTTCTATGATCTGGTCGCGAGCAGCGAGGAGCTGTCGCAAATCCTGGCCATCCCGCAGGAGCGGCTGGGCCAGCGCGGGGAGGCGCCGCGCGACGGATCGGTGCGCTTCCGCGATGTCGAGATCGACAAGGCCCAGATCAATTTCGAGATTGCGAGCGGCGAACAGGCGGTGATCCTGGCCGAACCGGGCATGGAGAGCGCCCTGGCGCTGCTGCTCAAGCGCCACGCCGCGCCCGACAGCGGCATCGTCCTGATCGGCGGCAGCGAATTAGGCAGTTTCGACATGTATCTGCTGCGATCGGCGGTGATGGTGCTCAATCGCCCGACCATCATCGACGTCACCCTGCGCGAATATCTCTCGTTCGCCGAAGGCCGCGACATGGATGGGGCGCGGATCATGAATGCGCTGGAACGGGTTGGCCTGGGCGCACGGCTCGCCAGGCTGCCGCATGGGCTGGATACCCAGCTCGCCAGCTCCGGCTCGCCGCTGTCGATCGTCGAAGTGATGCAGCTCAAGCTTGCCAATGCCCTGCTCAGCCGTCCGCGCGTGCTGCTGTTGTCGCAACTTTACGACATGATGCCGATTGCCAGCCTCAAGGCGACATTGGCCGAACTGCGGGCAGCGGGCACGACCGTGCTGCTGAGCAGCGGGCGCCCCGAAGCGCTCGACCTTGACGCCTGGTATTGGGTTGGCGCGCGCGCGCAGCAACGGTTCACCGACAAGGATGAATTTGCCCGCTTCGTTGCGGCGCGGGAGGCGCAGCCATGA
- a CDS encoding cysteine hydrolase family protein — MKPDKTAIVLIEYQNDFVSEGGAQHEAVRDVMRATNMLANSVALLDGARQAGLTILHVPISFAEGYPELSTRPYGILAGVIAARAFRRGSWGAQIADAMAPIDGEIVVEGKRGLDCFASTNIDFILRQHGITHLAIAGFLTNCCVESTMRSAYERGYHVATLIDCCATIGEEEQRVAITKDFPMFSLPMTGREFLAQFG, encoded by the coding sequence ATGAAGCCGGACAAGACCGCCATCGTCCTGATCGAATATCAGAATGATTTCGTCAGCGAGGGCGGTGCCCAGCATGAGGCGGTCCGGGATGTGATGCGCGCCACCAATATGCTGGCGAACAGCGTCGCCCTGCTGGATGGCGCGCGCCAGGCGGGGCTCACCATCCTTCATGTGCCGATCAGCTTTGCGGAGGGCTATCCCGAACTGTCGACCCGGCCCTATGGCATCCTTGCCGGCGTGATCGCCGCCAGGGCCTTTCGCCGTGGCAGTTGGGGCGCGCAGATTGCCGATGCGATGGCGCCGATCGATGGCGAGATCGTGGTGGAGGGCAAGCGTGGCCTGGACTGTTTCGCCAGCACCAATATCGACTTCATCCTGCGCCAGCACGGCATCACGCACCTGGCCATTGCCGGCTTTCTCACCAATTGCTGCGTCGAATCCACCATGCGCTCCGCCTATGAACGCGGCTATCATGTCGCGACGCTGATCGACTGCTGCGCCACCATCGGCGAGGAGGAACAGCGCGTGGCCATCACCAAGGATTTTCCGATGTTCTCGCTGCCAATGACCGGGCGGGAGTTCCTCGCGCAATTTGGCTGA
- a CDS encoding GNAT family N-acetyltransferase has protein sequence MSHLPASGSFQPDASHAWPMSDAAQPVVRILRHTDLTADDRAQWAALSALAGAANIFVQDWFMDAALSHAPDGADVLLAVVAPIDGPWLGVMPLIAAPRFGRWPVRIWRNWSATNQFLGTPLVIAQSADLFWKSLFAFLDQRAGGEIMLHVAGLDADDPVSIALFDRCERERRAFHTIHCHERPAYRAGKEGEGRGDAKMRSRLRSLSKRLEQDHGPVTIDILAPDAPCTAWIDAFLDLEASGWKGRGGSALASDGATQALFCEVIERGHANGSARLATLSVGGRAIAMSSWFEAAIWGHGFKMAFDEDYRAYAPGQLLMRDIRDRIGVRPGMSFDSCVPRGAGHCHRLWGSNRKIVDGAVAIGSPWQHVQFDALMKARAAYAAIKARFPDRPAT, from the coding sequence ATGAGCCACCTTCCCGCCTCCGGCAGTTTCCAACCGGACGCCAGCCATGCCTGGCCGATGTCGGATGCCGCCCAACCCGTCGTCCGCATCCTGCGCCATACCGATCTGACGGCCGATGATCGCGCGCAGTGGGCAGCCCTGTCGGCCCTGGCCGGGGCCGCCAATATCTTCGTGCAGGACTGGTTCATGGACGCCGCCCTGAGCCACGCGCCTGATGGCGCTGACGTGCTTCTGGCCGTCGTCGCCCCCATCGATGGACCATGGCTGGGCGTCATGCCACTGATCGCTGCGCCACGCTTCGGCCGGTGGCCCGTTCGCATCTGGCGCAACTGGTCGGCGACCAACCAGTTCCTGGGTACGCCGCTGGTCATCGCGCAGTCCGCCGATCTGTTCTGGAAGAGCCTGTTCGCCTTCCTGGACCAGCGCGCAGGCGGGGAGATCATGCTGCATGTCGCCGGACTGGACGCCGACGATCCGGTCAGTATCGCCCTGTTCGACCGCTGCGAACGGGAAAGACGAGCATTCCACACCATCCATTGCCATGAACGTCCGGCCTATCGCGCCGGCAAGGAAGGGGAAGGCCGCGGCGACGCGAAAATGCGGAGCCGACTGCGCAGCCTGTCGAAGCGGCTGGAACAGGACCATGGCCCGGTCACGATCGACATTCTGGCGCCGGACGCGCCATGCACAGCCTGGATCGACGCGTTTCTGGACCTTGAGGCATCGGGCTGGAAAGGCCGGGGCGGCAGCGCATTGGCAAGCGACGGCGCGACCCAGGCCCTGTTTTGCGAAGTGATTGAGCGCGGTCATGCGAACGGCAGCGCCCGCCTCGCCACCCTGTCGGTCGGGGGCCGCGCGATCGCCATGTCGAGCTGGTTTGAAGCCGCCATCTGGGGCCATGGCTTCAAGATGGCGTTCGACGAGGATTATCGCGCTTATGCGCCGGGCCAGCTTCTGATGCGCGACATCAGGGATCGCATCGGAGTCCGCCCCGGCATGTCCTTCGACAGCTGCGTCCCACGCGGCGCCGGGCACTGCCATCGACTATGGGGCAGCAACCGGAAGATTGTCGATGGTGCCGTCGCGATCGGCTCGCCCTGGCAGCATGTCCAGTTCGACGCCCTGATGAAGGCGAGAGCTGCCTATGCGGCGATCAAGGCGCGCTTTCCCGACCGACCGGCGACCTGA
- the paoC gene encoding aldehyde oxidoreductase molybdenum-binding subunit PaoC: MKFDAPAKANLFDQAKIVGKSTPRIDGPLKTTGQAPYAAERHDVIANQAYGFVVGSAIAKGRIAAMDTSLARAAPGVIAIVTAPDTKPVGKGMMNYAPLFGGSDIHHYHQAIACVVAESFEQARAAAALIRTDYVRDKGVFDFPAVAPAAPLAKGQGGKPDTSSQGDFAAAFAAAPVKLDARYSTANESHSMMEPFATIAAWEGDRLTLWTSNQMIAWAKQSMSKILGIDPANVRVDSPYIGGGFGGKLFVRADAVLAALGAKAAGRPVKIAVQRPLMANNATHRQATIQRIRIGAEHDGRITAIGHENWSSNINGTDGEDGTAQTPKVYAGANRMTANHVAMLDLPEGNAMRAPGEAPGHLALEVAIDELAEKLGMDPIELRIRNEPEGTVPANANQRISDRNLVRCLREGAERFGWTQRSAKPGQRREGAWLIGMGVAAGYRGGPTATSGARARLGTDGRITIETDMTDIGTGSYTIIAQTAAETMGVPLDRVQVVLGDSDFPASSGSGGQWGAASSTAGVYAACVALRRAIGQKLGFDADSATFADGRIDAGGRRMALTDAGALTAEDEISFGDFKKGYDVGTYAGHFAEVAVNAYTGETRIRRMLAVCDAGRILNPLSARSQVIGAMVMSAGSALMEELAVDTRFGFFVNHDLAGYEVPVHADIPHQECIFLDTLDPVVSPLKAKGVGELGICGPGSAIANAIYNATGIRVRDYPLTLDKYLDQMPDMA, encoded by the coding sequence ATGAAATTCGATGCCCCCGCCAAGGCCAATCTGTTCGATCAGGCCAAGATCGTCGGCAAGTCGACGCCCCGGATCGACGGCCCGCTCAAGACGACCGGCCAGGCGCCCTATGCCGCCGAACGCCATGATGTCATCGCCAACCAGGCCTATGGCTTCGTCGTCGGATCGGCCATTGCCAAGGGACGGATCGCGGCGATGGACACCAGCCTCGCGCGCGCCGCGCCGGGCGTGATTGCCATCGTCACCGCCCCCGATACCAAGCCGGTCGGCAAGGGCATGATGAATTATGCCCCGCTGTTCGGCGGCAGCGACATCCATCATTATCATCAGGCGATCGCCTGCGTGGTGGCCGAAAGCTTCGAGCAGGCGCGCGCCGCCGCGGCGCTCATCCGCACCGATTATGTGCGCGACAAGGGCGTGTTCGATTTTCCTGCCGTCGCCCCGGCCGCGCCGCTGGCCAAGGGGCAGGGGGGCAAGCCCGACACCAGCAGTCAGGGCGATTTCGCCGCCGCCTTCGCCGCGGCACCGGTGAAGCTCGACGCGCGGTACAGCACCGCGAACGAAAGCCATTCGATGATGGAACCGTTCGCCACCATCGCCGCCTGGGAGGGCGACAGGCTGACGCTCTGGACGTCCAACCAGATGATCGCCTGGGCCAAGCAGAGCATGAGCAAGATCCTGGGCATCGACCCTGCCAATGTGCGGGTGGATTCGCCCTATATTGGCGGCGGTTTCGGCGGCAAGCTGTTCGTGCGGGCGGATGCCGTGCTGGCGGCGCTGGGCGCCAAGGCGGCCGGACGGCCGGTCAAGATTGCCGTGCAGCGCCCGCTGATGGCCAATAACGCGACCCACCGCCAGGCGACGATCCAGCGCATCCGTATCGGCGCGGAGCACGACGGGCGGATCACGGCGATCGGTCATGAAAACTGGTCGAGCAACATCAACGGCACCGATGGCGAGGATGGCACGGCCCAGACGCCCAAAGTCTATGCCGGCGCCAATCGCATGACCGCCAATCATGTCGCCATGCTCGACCTGCCGGAAGGCAATGCGATGCGCGCGCCCGGCGAAGCGCCGGGGCATCTGGCGCTGGAAGTGGCGATCGACGAACTGGCCGAAAAGCTTGGCATGGACCCGATCGAACTGCGCATCCGCAATGAGCCCGAAGGGACGGTGCCTGCTAACGCGAACCAGCGCATTTCCGATCGCAATCTGGTCCGCTGCCTGCGCGAAGGGGCGGAGCGGTTCGGCTGGACGCAGCGCAGCGCCAAACCGGGGCAGCGCCGCGAGGGCGCCTGGCTGATCGGCATGGGCGTAGCGGCGGGCTATCGCGGCGGGCCGACGGCGACCTCCGGCGCGCGCGCACGGCTCGGCACGGATGGCCGTATCACCATCGAAACCGACATGACCGACATCGGTACCGGCAGCTACACGATCATCGCCCAGACCGCGGCGGAAACCATGGGCGTGCCGCTCGATCGGGTCCAAGTGGTGCTGGGCGATTCCGATTTTCCCGCTTCATCGGGTTCGGGCGGCCAATGGGGCGCGGCCAGTTCGACCGCCGGCGTCTATGCCGCCTGCGTGGCGTTGCGCCGCGCGATCGGCCAGAAACTGGGGTTCGACGCCGATAGCGCGACCTTTGCCGACGGCCGGATCGATGCGGGCGGTCGCCGCATGGCGCTGACCGATGCCGGCGCCCTGACGGCGGAGGATGAAATCAGCTTCGGCGATTTCAAGAAGGGCTATGACGTCGGCACCTATGCCGGCCATTTCGCCGAAGTCGCGGTCAACGCCTATACCGGCGAAACCCGCATCCGCCGCATGCTGGCGGTGTGCGATGCCGGCCGCATCCTCAATCCGCTGTCGGCGCGCAGCCAGGTGATCGGTGCCATGGTCATGTCGGCCGGCTCCGCCCTGATGGAGGAACTGGCGGTCGACACCCGCTTCGGCTTCTTCGTCAATCACGATCTTGCCGGCTATGAAGTGCCGGTCCACGCCGACATCCCGCATCAGGAATGCATCTTCCTCGACACGCTCGATCCGGTGGTCTCGCCGCTGAAGGCGAAGGGTGTGGGGGAACTGGGCATATGCGGTCCCGGATCGGCAATCGCCAACGCCATCTACAATGCCACCGGCATCCGCGTGCGCGACTATCCGCTGACGCTCGACAAATATCTCGACCAGATGCCCGACATGGCCTGA
- a CDS encoding cupin domain-containing protein: MSFVAPSSLGPFASAYPLSPTMLQHSLTDHPLLSFEALAKASIDLPPQFVERRIGNAPNGGEFAMDRSDDTDVATVIRSIQTSGNWIMLRFVEQLPAYRELLARLMEQIGPAISPATGPGLTVRGFIFISAPGTLTPFHFDCEYNILFQIAGDKQFATYRPMAPWLPIDRHEAYYGGGDNMLPWNDAYEADADIHPMQPGDGLFIPYASPHWVRAGAEPSISLSITWQSQWSQALGDAMQINPLLRRWGLPTGDVPIWPKAAKWRSIGCRVARKAGLL, from the coding sequence ATGAGCTTTGTTGCGCCGTCCAGTCTCGGTCCTTTCGCCAGCGCCTATCCGCTGTCGCCGACCATGCTGCAGCATAGCCTGACGGACCATCCGCTGCTCTCATTCGAAGCCCTGGCAAAAGCCAGCATCGACCTGCCACCGCAATTTGTCGAACGCCGGATCGGCAACGCCCCCAATGGCGGCGAATTCGCGATGGACCGCTCCGACGACACCGATGTCGCCACCGTCATTCGCTCGATCCAGACCAGCGGCAACTGGATCATGCTCCGCTTCGTCGAGCAACTGCCCGCCTATCGCGAGTTGCTGGCCAGGCTGATGGAGCAGATCGGCCCCGCAATTTCTCCAGCGACCGGTCCGGGGCTGACGGTGCGAGGCTTCATCTTCATTTCCGCGCCGGGAACGCTCACCCCGTTCCACTTCGATTGCGAATATAATATCCTCTTCCAGATCGCAGGCGACAAACAGTTCGCGACCTATCGCCCGATGGCACCATGGCTGCCGATCGACCGGCACGAAGCTTATTATGGCGGCGGCGACAATATGCTGCCCTGGAACGACGCCTATGAGGCGGATGCCGACATTCACCCCATGCAACCGGGCGACGGCCTGTTCATCCCCTATGCCTCGCCCCATTGGGTCAGGGCAGGCGCGGAGCCATCCATTTCGCTGTCGATCACCTGGCAGAGCCAGTGGAGCCAGGCGCTGGGCGATGCCATGCAGATCAATCCGCTGCTGCGGCGATGGGGCTTGCCCACCGGCGACGTGCCGATATGGCCCAAGGCGGCCAAATGGCGCTCGATCGGTTGCCGCGTGGCGCGCAAGGCCGGGCTGTTATGA
- a CDS encoding universal stress protein produces the protein MRTYLVVVDESPEAETALRFAARRAAKTAGTIRILALIPPSEFVQWGGVQATMEDEALQRAEALVTSAAGTLTDESGIRPSITVRQGDPVAVVRKTLEEMDDVAALVLGAAASGPPGALVSHFTGSDAGKMPCPIMIIPGGLDSDAIDRLS, from the coding sequence ATGCGGACATATCTGGTGGTCGTGGACGAATCGCCCGAAGCGGAAACCGCGCTGCGCTTCGCCGCGCGCCGCGCCGCCAAGACGGCCGGGACGATCCGCATCCTGGCCCTGATCCCGCCGTCCGAATTCGTCCAGTGGGGCGGCGTCCAGGCGACGATGGAGGATGAGGCGCTGCAACGGGCCGAAGCGCTGGTGACCAGCGCCGCCGGCACGCTGACCGACGAATCCGGCATCCGCCCCAGCATCACCGTGCGCCAGGGCGATCCCGTCGCGGTCGTGCGCAAGACGCTGGAGGAAATGGACGATGTCGCCGCCCTGGTCCTGGGCGCCGCCGCCAGCGGCCCGCCCGGGGCCCTGGTATCCCACTTCACCGGATCGGACGCGGGCAAGATGCCCTGCCCGATCATGATCATCCCCGGCGGTCTCGACAGCGACGCGATCGACCGGCTGAGCTGA
- a CDS encoding TolC family protein, whose protein sequence is MWRAMALPMLVAVMGAGTMPCAAGAALSVDATPAPTAGQPSTPLTLDEVLQSSARSAPDIIAALARARQAEGRAISAQGAFDTVFSVDARSRVEGYYDGTLIDSKVERPLTANGGYVYGQYRNSRGDFPVYEDKAYTNRAGELKIGALYALMRDRLIDARRSASQIAGNDIDIARFETRATAIGVQARAIAAYQKWVASGLKLKAYEALYDLAESRSQGIARQVQLGAKSAILLTENEANMVKREALVVQARQEFMAAANSFSLYYRDADGLPILVDAARLPASAAAFDGLRINPLFAIEDRPDFGILLEEIDNASVKLALAQNDTRPKLDFEGQVAKDVGAQGLGGYSRTPLEVIVGVTFKVPLQNRKARGKVAESQAKIDELTVKQRYLAEKIRTEVAGIGIEVDAARVLVDTTRRQRDLAERLAQAERRRFDLGSSDFFLVNSREEAATDAAVKLIEAQARIAAAQAEMAAATADDRALGLDRS, encoded by the coding sequence ATGTGGCGCGCGATGGCGCTGCCCATGCTGGTCGCGGTCATGGGGGCGGGCACCATGCCCTGCGCGGCCGGTGCAGCCCTGTCGGTCGATGCGACACCTGCGCCGACCGCAGGACAGCCCTCGACGCCGCTGACGCTGGACGAGGTGCTGCAATCCTCGGCCCGCTCGGCGCCCGATATCATTGCCGCCCTGGCGCGCGCGCGTCAGGCCGAAGGGCGCGCGATCAGCGCACAGGGCGCGTTCGACACGGTGTTTTCCGTGGATGCCCGCAGCCGGGTCGAGGGCTATTATGACGGCACGCTGATCGACAGCAAGGTCGAACGCCCGCTCACCGCCAACGGCGGCTATGTCTATGGCCAATATCGCAATTCACGCGGGGATTTCCCGGTCTACGAGGACAAGGCCTATACCAATCGCGCGGGCGAACTGAAGATCGGGGCGCTCTATGCCCTGATGCGCGATCGCCTGATCGACGCACGGCGATCCGCGTCGCAAATCGCCGGCAACGATATCGACATTGCGCGCTTCGAAACGCGGGCGACCGCCATCGGCGTGCAGGCGCGCGCCATTGCCGCCTATCAGAAATGGGTGGCGAGCGGCCTCAAGCTCAAGGCCTATGAGGCGCTCTATGATCTGGCCGAAAGCCGCAGCCAGGGCATTGCGCGTCAGGTGCAGCTGGGTGCCAAATCCGCGATATTGCTGACCGAAAACGAAGCCAACATGGTCAAGCGCGAGGCGCTGGTGGTGCAGGCGCGGCAGGAGTTCATGGCGGCGGCCAACAGCTTCTCGCTCTATTATCGCGATGCGGACGGCTTGCCGATCCTCGTCGATGCCGCGCGCCTGCCCGCGTCCGCTGCCGCGTTCGACGGCCTGCGGATCAACCCTCTGTTCGCGATCGAGGATCGTCCCGACTTCGGCATCCTGCTGGAGGAAATCGATAACGCCTCGGTCAAGCTGGCGCTGGCCCAGAACGACACCCGCCCCAAGCTGGATTTCGAGGGGCAGGTCGCCAAGGATGTCGGTGCCCAGGGTCTGGGGGGCTATAGCCGCACGCCGCTGGAGGTGATCGTCGGCGTGACCTTCAAAGTGCCGCTGCAGAACCGCAAGGCGAGGGGCAAGGTCGCCGAGAGCCAGGCGAAGATCGACGAACTCACCGTCAAGCAGCGCTATCTGGCGGAAAAGATCCGCACCGAAGTGGCCGGCATCGGCATCGAGGTCGACGCCGCGCGCGTGCTGGTGGATACGACCCGGCGGCAGCGCGATCTGGCCGAACGACTGGCCCAGGCAGAGCGGCGCCGCTTTGATCTGGGATCGAGCGACTTCTTCCTGGTCAATAGTCGCGAGGAAGCGGCCACCGATGCCGCGGTCAAGCTGATCGAGGCGCAGGCACGCATCGCCGCGGCCCAGGCCGAAATGGCGGCGGCAACGGCCGATGATCGGGCGCTGGGCCTGGACCGCAGCTAG
- a CDS encoding FAD binding domain-containing protein has translation MKSFTYERAKTPEQAAAAVAGRPGAKYLAGGTNLLDLMKLEIETPTHLVDVQDLKLDQIEKTAEGGLRIGALVTNTALASDMAVRRDYGVLARAIVAGASGQLRNKATTAGNLLQRTRCPYFYDTNMPCNKRRPGTGCAAIGGFSRQLAVIGSSDQCIATYPGDMGVALRLLDAKVETVKADGAKRAIDFADFHRLPGNEPQRDNVLEAGELITAVTLPKPIGGTQLYYKVRDRASYAFALVSVATIIQKDGSGRVAFGGVAHRPWRVEAAEAAFPGGARAVTEKVFADARPTEDNRFKLKLAERTLASLMAQARS, from the coding sequence ATGAAGAGCTTCACCTATGAACGGGCGAAGACGCCCGAGCAGGCCGCCGCCGCCGTGGCCGGCCGGCCTGGCGCCAAATATCTGGCTGGCGGCACCAATTTGCTCGACCTGATGAAGCTGGAGATCGAGACGCCGACCCATCTGGTCGATGTCCAGGATCTGAAGCTCGACCAGATCGAGAAGACGGCGGAGGGCGGGCTGCGGATCGGCGCGCTCGTTACCAACACGGCGCTGGCGTCGGACATGGCGGTCCGCCGTGACTATGGCGTCCTGGCCCGTGCTATCGTCGCCGGCGCCAGCGGCCAGCTGCGCAACAAGGCGACGACAGCGGGGAACCTGCTGCAGCGAACCCGCTGTCCCTATTTCTACGACACCAACATGCCCTGCAACAAGCGTCGGCCCGGCACCGGCTGCGCGGCGATCGGCGGCTTTTCCCGGCAGCTGGCCGTCATCGGTTCGTCGGACCAGTGCATCGCCACCTATCCCGGCGACATGGGCGTGGCGCTGCGCCTGCTCGATGCGAAGGTCGAGACGGTGAAGGCCGATGGCGCGAAGCGCGCAATCGATTTTGCCGACTTCCATCGCCTGCCCGGCAATGAGCCGCAGCGTGACAATGTGCTGGAGGCTGGCGAACTGATCACCGCCGTCACCCTGCCCAAGCCGATCGGCGGCACCCAGCTCTATTACAAGGTGCGCGACCGCGCCTCCTATGCCTTCGCTTTGGTTTCGGTCGCCACCATTATCCAGAAGGACGGTAGCGGACGCGTGGCATTTGGCGGCGTCGCCCATCGACCCTGGCGAGTGGAAGCGGCCGAAGCCGCCTTTCCAGGCGGCGCGCGCGCCGTGACGGAGAAGGTCTTTGCCGATGCCCGCCCAACCGAGGACAACAGGTTCAAGCTGAAACTGGCCGAGCGGACGCTGGCGTCGCTCATGGCCCAGGCGAGGAGTTGA